The stretch of DNA cataCACGATTCTTTGAACATCAACTTCTCTCAAAACCATCCGCCTTCAGCGGCTACAATTACGTAATTGCACCAAGGCATTCGCGGAGAATTCACGAATTTGCAGACGCCAACAGTATACGACTCCCAACACACGTCTAATATCTTGTACGGATTTCAAGAGATAGAAATATTACTTCCATGGAAGCCGTTTAGAGCAGACTGAATATGGGCTTAGACAATAAGCTTCTGAACGAGGGTCTTAAATCTAAATTCggattttctttttgaccGAAAGCGGAAACTTCGCAGGCGCGCAAAAGGGGTTTTCAAGGCACCTCGGCACCCCTATAATTGGCATTCTCACATTCTGCGCATACGAATACACATGAGTGCCATAAAACAGTACTCCACATACGAAGTCTATCAAAGATGTATGATTCgttcaaaaacaagaacatCTTCATAGTGATAATGAGATTGTGTGAAAGATGAGATATGGAGAATATGTGAGGTGCTAAATGAGCATCTGTTAACGAATCGTTTAAGTAGTGATAACAGATGGAGGAACGGGTATAAATAGAGCTGCTTCAACTATATGCCTTTGAGGTATGCGCTTTCATTTCACTATTTCTTGTTAAGATTACATCAGCACtaacaaacaaaacaaatacaatGGTCAAATTAACTTCAATCGCTGCTGGTGTTGCCGCCATCGCTGCTACTGCTTCCGCAACCACCACTCTAGCTCAATCTGACGAAAGAGTCAACTTGGTTGAATTGGGTGTCTACGTCTCTGATATCAGAGCTCACTTGGCCCAATACTACATGTTCCAAGCCGCCCACCCAACTGAAACCTACCCAGTCGAAGTTGCTGAAGCCGTTTTCAACTACGGTGACTTCACCACCATGTTGACTGGTATTGCCCCAGACCAAGTGACCAGAATGATAACCGGTGTCCCATGGTACTCCACCAGATTAAAGCCAGCTATCTCCAAGGCTCTATCCAAGGACGGTATCTACACTATCGCAAACTAGGGAGTGATGCCTTTACGAATGAAAATCCATAGACAGTGAaaagtaatgaaaaaataaaataaaaaactactttttttgatgatataaATACCGTTGAttatataaatgtatattaatattatagacCTATTTGATCAATGACGGTGTTCGTGAAGTATTTCATGAATACGATAAAcataagaaagaaacttttacACTATTGTAGAAAAAGCGTGGACGGAAATAAAGCTAACAGAGTATGCCCAATAAACAACAATGAAATTGGAAGCGTATGACTTCGCAGCACTTTGTCCTTCCATAAAAATGAGTCgctgcttcttttttcattttttggcGCGTCGCGTCGGGCCGTATAGAATATGCGTCACTTCTAAGAACAAGATTGCAGATCAGGGCAGTGCGAGTTACAAGTCATGGTACCAGACTCTCATTTAGAGACCCTCATTTTTGACACttaaaatatcaaaatttctggGTTGCGATAGTTTTTGTGTAACTGTAACTAGAAATAAAGCTGAGGGGTTAGTGTTTTATCAACAATAAGATAGAGGGTGGTAAGATGAAGTGAGACAATATCGTAACGTCCGTTTTAGTATACGGCGCTGATAAGTTATATTACCGTAGAATTATTTGGCGTTTCGTTGACTCctacaaaaacaacaaacCTATCACCGTATCGTCTTCTTTAGATATAGTCTCTTCGTATGAGTAGTGTCACATACAAGATTAAAGATGCATCAGTTATCCTTTTAGGATATTGCGGTTAGCATATGGGAATGGAAATAGGATACAATTTTATCATAGCACCGGCATGAGTTTGAGCCACTACCGTATTGTTTCTCGGTGAATATAGAGTGTTACGACAGTGAGGTGGCATATTATTCTAATGTATGGTCTGTGAAAGTTAGAAATATTCTGAAATGGCATCCGTTCAAGCAAATGGTAATATTAAGGAACTTTTACGTTAATGACGTTATGGTAGTGCTCATACTTCAAGTCAATATGTTTATTTCGTAAAGTTGAAAGataaataatttttatgtttaggtGATTTTGGTGGTGATTTTGTGGGTATATTGAAATAAGTGTGTATAAATTGAGTGGTTAGTATATGGTGCAAAAGTGGTATAACGTATGTATTAAGAGCAGttatacaatatttgggGCCGCCGAATGagatatagatattaaaatgtGGATAATCGTGGGAGTTATGGGTAAATGGCTCAGGGTATAGACCGCTGAGGCAAGTGCCGTGCATAATGATGTGGGTGCATTTAGTAC from Saccharomyces cerevisiae S288C chromosome XIV, complete sequence encodes:
- a CDS encoding uncharacterized protein (hypothetical protein; identified by gene-trapping, microarray-based expression analysis, and genome-wide homology searching) — its product is MPIIGVPRCLENPFCAPAKFPLSVKKKIRI
- the PAU6 gene encoding seripauperin PAU6 (Member of the seripauperin multigene family; encoded mainly in subtelomeric regions; SWAT-GFP fusion protein localizes to the endoplasmic reticulum and vacuole, while mCherry fusion localizes to just the vacuole; active during alcoholic fermentation; regulated by anaerobiosis; negatively regulated by oxygen; repressed by heme; identical to Pau18p) is translated as MVKLTSIAAGVAAIAATASATTTLAQSDERVNLVELGVYVSDIRAHLAQYYMFQAAHPTETYPVEVAEAVFNYGDFTTMLTGIAPDQVTRMITGVPWYSTRLKPAISKALSKDGIYTIAN
- a CDS encoding uncharacterized protein (hypothetical protein, abundance changes with carbon source), translating into MHGTCLSGLYPEPFTHNSHDYPHFNIYISFGGPKYCITALNTYVIPLLHHILTTQFIHTYFNIPTKSPPKSPKHKNYLSFNFTK